One genomic region from Pecten maximus chromosome 5, xPecMax1.1, whole genome shotgun sequence encodes:
- the LOC117326800 gene encoding uncharacterized protein LOC117326800 yields the protein MLRLQKTPQVTPFSSVMDKPAESVKSIVDLLKSTNEASLLKDGIDKFSKAAIEWYMDQDDLDILHHAIITNNIEAVGLFFHKGYFKLPHESPSVPYLHLCARLGHKTILSMLIQERGQDNTPMEFKYYGPTGLSGDSPKAMRIPVMSGKDKLSPLDIAGEYGHIGCVYTILDHFYGGKVRHKAKSTKEAYVNLACELDSPPALRLLLSHKPTEEDIKNAVGVALKMARPECLDVLLGLKPDISSLFGGMNLYHVLFSYSLSFKKSWYESLLTVTTLLIKHSHDLSKCLPYRTYPLYSLLSHSSCHDLDNSSPYLLACLLIMLNAGADPNFDELEFEKELTKRKFNAAAAFGRAAFSSAMHCLFDTIGKYSEQVQIEQKLSLRSHLGKCTEALLKHGADLNYVGRVEDQCDTYGNSLHCFCRIAPKIGLGGKMLKLLLRHGANPDVMVYGYYPINVFFEQLLAYATNSDSSHVVDVQHSTFVMDSMAQAALRDSFEIFNNMAASFEQPSSKHARILAGIKDEYEKRVSDVWSLRKWCVFTVWVSCGRKIDQAARLPLPKRLRDSITDSLEYVF from the coding sequence ATGCTTCGTTTACAAAAGACACCACAAGTAACTCCATTTTCTTCTGTCATGGATAAACCGGCTGAAAGCGTTAAAAGTATTGTCGATTTACTGAAATCTACAAATGAAGCGTCGTTATTGAAAGACGGAATCGACAAATTTTCCAAGGCTGCCATTGAATGGTATATGGACCAGGATGACCTCGATATTCTACATCACGCTATAATAACCAATAACATCGAGGCTGTAGGACTGTTCTTCCATAAAGGGTATTTCAAACTTCCTCATGAATCTCCTTCAGTGCCATATCTTCACTTGTGTGCAAGACTTGGACACAAGACAATTCTTTCTATGTTGATTCAAGAACGAGGCCAAGACAATACCCCAATGGAGTTCAAATATTACGGCCCGACAGGGTTAAGTGGGGATTCCCCTAAAGCCATGAGGATACCCGTGATGAGCGGTAAAGATAAGTTGTCTCCTCTGGACATAGCTGGCGAGTACGGGCATATTGGCTGTGTGTATACTATCCTAGACCATTTTTATGGAGGCAAAGTAAGGCATAAAGCTAAGAGTACCAAGGAGGCTTATGTTAACCTAGCTTGTGAGCTGGACTCCCCGCCCGCTCTCCGCTTACTTCTATCACACAAGCCGACAGAAGAGGACATTAAAAATGCTGTTGGAGTTGCCCTGAAAATGGCCCGACCAGAATGTTTGGACGTTTTATTGGGACTAAAACCTGACATCAGTTCTTTGTTTGGTGGCATGAATCTGTATCATGTTCTCTTCTCATACAGTCTCTCATTTAAGAAATCTTGGTATGAATCATTGCTTACCGTCACGACTCTCCTCATCAAGCATTCACACGACTTGTCGAAGTGTCTTCCCTATCGGACATACCCACTGTATAGCCTATTATCCCACTCGTCGTGTCATGACTTGGACAACTCGTCCCCATATCTCCTAGCATGTCTTCTGATCATGCTCAATGCTGGTGCTGACCCAAACTTTGACGAACTAGAATTCGAAAAGGAGCTTACGAAAAGAAAATTCAATGCAGCTGCAGCGTTTGGAAGAGCTGCATTTTCCTCTGCCATGCATTGTTTGTTCGACACCATTGGGAAGTACTCGGAACAGGTACAAATTGAACAAAAGCTTTCTCTCAGAAGTCATCTAGGGAAATGTACAGAGGCCTTGCTGAAACACGGAGCAGATTTAAACTACGTGGGACGAGTTGAAGATCAGTGTGATACCTACGGAAACAGTCTACATTGTTTCTGCAGAATTGCTCCGAAAATTGGACTTGGCGGGAAAATGCTAAAACTTCTTCTACGTCATGGCGCAAACCCGGATGTAATGGTATACGGGTATTACCCTATAAATGTGTTTTTCGAACAACTTTTGGCATACGCTACAAACTCTGACAGCTCACACGTTGTAGATGTACAGCACAGTACATTTGTTATGGACTCGATGGCCCAAGCAGCGTTGCGAGATTCGTTTGAAATCTTCAACAACATGGCGGCTAGTTTTGAGCAGCCGTCATCGAAACACGCGCGGATTTTGGCGGGAATCAAGGACGAGTACGAGAAGCGAGTTTCGGACGTCTGGTCACTTCGTAAGTGGTGTGTGTTTACTGTGTGGGTCAGTTGTGGCCGGAAAATAGACCAAGCCGCGCGGTTGCCACTGCCCAAACGTTTACGTGATAGTATCACGGATTCTCTGGAGTATGTTTTCTGA